A genomic stretch from Larus michahellis chromosome 7, bLarMic1.1, whole genome shotgun sequence includes:
- the SLC40A1 gene encoding ferroportin, giving the protein MARGAEPAGERRPCGSVVAYFTSAKFLLYLGHALSTWGDRMWHFAVSVFLVELYGNSLLLTAVYGLVVAGSVLLLGAIIGDWVDKNSRLKVAQTSLVVQNASVILCGIILMIVFLFKTQLLTLYHGWLLTVCYILVITIANIANLASTATAITIQRDWIVVVAGEDRSKLADMNATIRRIDQLTNILAPMAVGQIMTYGSPMIGCGFISGWNLMSMCVEYLLLWKVYQKTPTLALKSAKVEESELKQLNVKKESDVKPAEGVQLIVEKDVTGFEPQQEKEVGCGARIAEPFITFRDGWVAYYNQPVFLAGMGLAFLYMTVLGFDCITTGYAYTQGLSGSVLSLLMGASAVTGIMGTVAFTWLRRKCGLIRTGLISGVAQFACLVLCAISVFMPGSPMDLSVSPFADISARLFESEPLPTIASPEDKPEMVFATGMPNLLNGSTTPANGDPEMSPEPVPLISVSLLFAGVIAARVGLWSFDLTVTQLLQENVVESERGIINGVQNSMNYLLDLLHFIMVILAPNPEAFGLLVLISVSFVAMGHIMYFRFAQKSLGKQLFVCCTPDPKTVSDSSPPGNTSTV; this is encoded by the exons ATGgcgcggggagcggagccggcggGCGAGCGGCGGCCCTGCG GATCTGTGGTTGCCTATTTTACGTCTGCAAAGTTTCTTCTTTATCTTGGACATGCGCTGTCCACTTGG GGAGATCGTATGTGGCATTTTGCCGTGTCTGTATTCCTGGTTGAACTTTATGGAAACAGCTTACTCCTGACTGCAGTGTATGGACTGGTTGTGGCGGGATCAGTTCTTCTCCTTGGAGCCATTATTGGAGACTGGGTGGACAAGAACTCCAGGCTCAAAG tGGCTCAGACATCTTTGGTTGTACAGAACGCGTCTGTCATCCTGTGTGGTATTATCCTGATGATTGTCTTCTTGTTTAAGACACAGCTTTTGACCTTATACCATGGATGGCTTCTT ACGGTGTGCTATATCCTGGTTATCACAATAGCAAATATTGCCAATTTGGCCAGCACTGCCACAGCGATCACAATTCAGAGGGACTGGATTGTTGTGGTTGCAGGGGAAGACAGAAGCAAGCTGGCAG ATATGAATGCCACAATAAGAAGAATTGATCAGTTGACCAATATCTTGGCACCAATGGCAGTTGGCCAGATAATGACATATGGCTCTCCGATGATTGGCTGTGGATTCATTTCGGGATGGAACCTGATGTCGATGTGTGTGGAATACCTGCTGCTCTGGAAGGTTTATCAGAAAACCCCTACTCTGGCTCTCAAATCTGCAAAAGTTGAAGAATCGGAACTGAAACAGTTGAATGTAAAGAAAG AGAGTGACGTGAAACCTGCTGAAGGAGTGCAGTTAATTGTTGAGAAAGATGTAACTGGCTTTGAGCCCCAACAGGAGAAGGAAGTCGGCTGCGGTGCCCGGATTGCTGAACCTTTCATCACATTTCGTGATGGATGGGTTGCATACTACAACCAGCCAGTGTTTCTTGCAGGCATGGGTCTTGCATTTCTGTATATGACTGTTCTGGGCTTTGATTGTATTACTACAGGCTATGCATATACTCAGGGCTTGAGTGGCTCTGTGCTAAGCCTCCTCATGGGTGCCTCGGCAGTCACTGGAATCATGGGAACAGTAGCTTTCACTTGGCTTCGTCGCAAATGTGGCCTGATTCGCACGGGCCTTATTTCTGGAGTTGCTCAGTTTGCTTGTCTGGTCTTATGTGCCATCTCTGTATTCATGCCTGGAAGTCCTATGGATTTGTCTGTTTCCCCATTTGCTGACATCAGTGCCAGGCTGTTTGAAAGTGAACCATTACCTACTATAGCATCTCCAGAAGATAAGCCTGAGATGGTTTTTGCAACTGGAATGCCCAACTTGTTAAACGGGTCTACTACTCCTGCTAACGGCGACCCAGAGATGAGTCCTGAGCCTGTGCCTTTAATCTCTGTTAGTCTCCTGTTTGCAGGAGTCATTGCTGCTAGAGTTG gcCTTTGGTCCTTTGATTTGACTGTCACACAGTTGCTCCAAGAAAACGTGGTAGAATCTGAAAGAGGCATCATAAATGGTGTCCAAAACTCCATGAATTATCTTCTTGATTTACTGCACTTCATCATGGTCATCTTGGCCCCAAACCCTGAAGCTTTTGGCTTATTGGTgcttatttctgtgtcttttgttgCAATGGGCCACATAATGTACTTCAGATTTGCCCAAAAAAGCTTGGGAAAACAACTCTTTGTTTGTTGCACTCCTGATCCCAAAACAGTCTCTGACAGTTCACCACCTGGTAATACATCTACTGTCTGA